A single region of the Bacteroides luhongzhouii genome encodes:
- a CDS encoding glycoside hydrolase family 88 protein, translated as METNMKHYLLALSIGTAFLVGCQSPQKQNLIDSNFAFAEQQLKYAFPKIDEARANESQESKEKRIAKQWGELTNPRNTEPDGSLRLVPSKDWTSGFFPGELWYVYEYTHDPFWKEKAEKHTEMLEREKKNGTTHDMGFKMYCSYGNGYRLTGNPTYKDILIESARTLITRYKPNVGCIRSWDHHADQWECPVIIDNMLNLELLFWASRETNDSTFYNIAVNHARTTMKNHFRDDYSTYHVVNYDTITGNPICKVTHQGYADSSAWARGQAWALYGYTMCYRETGLPEFLEQAKHIERYIFTHPNLPEDLIPYWDFNAPEIPNEPRDASAATCIASALYELSTYVPEHKDLYKEEADRILENLTAHYRAKPNGDNGFLLLHSTGSKPHNSEIDVPIVYADYYFLEALIRKNKLEKEQKL; from the coding sequence ATGGAAACAAATATGAAACATTATCTTTTAGCACTTAGCATCGGGACAGCATTTTTAGTTGGCTGTCAGTCTCCCCAAAAGCAAAACCTGATTGATTCTAATTTTGCATTTGCCGAGCAACAACTCAAATATGCTTTTCCTAAAATAGATGAAGCACGCGCCAACGAATCACAGGAAAGCAAAGAAAAAAGAATCGCCAAACAATGGGGTGAACTGACTAATCCCCGTAATACAGAACCGGACGGTTCTCTGCGTCTCGTCCCTTCCAAAGACTGGACCAGCGGATTCTTTCCCGGTGAACTCTGGTATGTATATGAATATACGCACGATCCTTTCTGGAAAGAGAAAGCAGAGAAACATACAGAAATGCTGGAACGAGAAAAGAAGAACGGCACTACCCACGACATGGGATTCAAGATGTATTGTAGCTACGGCAATGGCTATCGTCTGACCGGTAATCCCACCTATAAAGATATACTGATCGAATCAGCACGTACGCTCATTACCCGCTACAAGCCGAACGTAGGTTGCATCCGTTCCTGGGATCACCATGCCGACCAATGGGAATGTCCCGTTATCATCGACAACATGCTGAATTTGGAATTACTATTCTGGGCTTCCCGCGAAACGAATGACTCCACCTTTTATAATATAGCAGTCAACCACGCACGTACAACCATGAAAAATCACTTCCGTGACGATTACAGTACGTACCACGTCGTAAACTATGATACAATCACCGGCAACCCCATCTGCAAGGTGACCCACCAGGGATACGCCGACTCATCGGCATGGGCACGCGGACAGGCATGGGCGCTGTATGGCTACACGATGTGTTACCGCGAAACCGGACTCCCTGAATTCCTGGAACAAGCGAAGCATATCGAAAGATATATCTTCACCCACCCCAATCTGCCGGAAGACCTGATACCTTACTGGGATTTCAACGCTCCGGAAATTCCGAATGAACCGCGGGATGCGTCCGCAGCCACCTGCATCGCTTCCGCACTCTATGAACTAAGTACCTACGTACCGGAACATAAAGACCTTTACAAAGAAGAAGCCGACCGGATTTTAGAGAACCTCACTGCCCACTACCGTGCGAAACCAAACGGCGACAACGGTTTTCTACTTCTCCACAGCACCGGCTCCAAACCTCATAACAGCGAAATTGATGTGCCCATCGTATATGCCGACTATTATTTCCTCGAAGCATTGATACGGAAAAACAAACTGGAAAAAGAACAGAAACTATAA
- a CDS encoding hybrid sensor histidine kinase/response regulator transcription factor, with product MIKNNLITLHIKRKQLPIFYLFFFIFLLSSGNSRLYAEENRAFNFSTLNLNNGLSQLSVLDICQDDKGYIWFATRNGLNKYDGAHFTIYKHSNRDNNSLSDNHITKLLPDNVRGGLWVGTNNGLNYLDPKTNLITNYQLADYPELPSNSILSLCLDKSGKLWVGTRLGLCFWQPESKTFKPVTLDGQLDKESITSLYIDKQERIYIGTHDKGLLICDKNLNVTQKLTKESTPALSDNAISCIFEDSHQQIWIGTDMKGLNKWNPDKQTVSTFFEHNSGLTDNYIRCLQEQNQQLIIGTFDGLSILNLTDDSITKYNKFEANRNNLSHFSVRSLCVDRAGTLWVGTYSGGVNYYNPLNNRFVFYHPLGNSEQKLYNIFGPMVYSTGSLWIATEGGGLLQFNPATKEYTNYLLEERPVGMHNKNIIKSLMIEGESIWCGTNNGGLYRFHIPTKRFSLIHQFNEKNLGIYTIYRDSNEDIWLGSTSRQGLVRITKDKKITRKFPIGEKGETISFSSIRAFLPLRKNVYLIGTRSFGLYEYDVEKKTLIQYSTEEKDPSRQLENNYVTSILRKKNGEIWIGTFGAGMYQYQEGKGIVRHIGTEEGLTNEEVYTLIEYNQNIWASIDNGIAEINTKTGQVHVYDCFAGLETLEFTPQGGICLPNGEVYFSGSNGFLSFAPRSLIKNNMMPPVVLTQLTVNNKVIQPGDQSHLLDANPDDTETITLAYNQNNFSIAYCALNYILHEQNQYAYKLVGHDEDWNHVGTRKEAYYTNIAPGKYIFHVIASNNDDVWNTQGKTLEIIILSPWWKTSWAYMIYALLFIGITYTIGYYMYSKHKLELNLRMRQMEKQRMEEFHQTKIRLFTNFSHELRTPLTLIISPIDELVRQAEVPHFIKTKLDLVLKNARRLLLLVNQLMDLQKNQSGSLTLSLTHTDLNAFLLEIYYTFKQIAESKQITFLYEAPEGEIPACFDQSLLEKAVFNLLSNAFKFTPPGETVTLRFIAALNKESLQQRFGKNISTDPTFVLSDDSNNYFVIQVADTGKGIPETARTHIFDPFYQVSAPQTANDNVNGTGIGLSLTQSVVHLHQGAISVDSNQPKGSIFTIILPNNEQPESMEENVINNLSENEREEQEVVSQSEESAEELPYLAGKTILLVEDNEDIRSYVKEHLQRHYRVLEAGNGEEAFQIILKEFPDLVVTDIMMPGVDGLELCAMIKNDLQTGHIPVILLTARTMVMHVKEGFLSGADDYVVKPFNIDVLLVRIYNLLLQREKLKSMYGKNFSLQSMGIETTSADDKFMQKLFEIIQDHLDNPDLKVDMICDEMGFSRSNFYRKLKAVTDLSLNDLIRHKRLEVAAQLLKKADMNVTEVSIATGFSTLAYFTKCFKSAYGVSPTEYVKGQPEE from the coding sequence ATGATAAAGAATAACCTTATTACTTTACACATTAAAAGAAAACAACTACCTATTTTTTACCTATTTTTTTTCATCTTTCTATTGTCTTCCGGTAACTCCCGTTTATATGCAGAAGAAAACCGGGCATTCAACTTTTCAACTCTTAATCTGAACAACGGATTATCCCAGTTGTCCGTGCTCGACATTTGCCAGGATGACAAAGGATATATATGGTTTGCCACCCGTAACGGCCTCAACAAATATGACGGTGCACATTTCACCATCTACAAACACAGCAACCGGGATAACAATTCCTTGTCAGACAATCATATCACCAAATTACTTCCGGACAACGTACGCGGAGGGCTTTGGGTGGGTACCAATAACGGACTGAACTATCTTGATCCGAAAACAAACCTCATCACCAACTACCAACTGGCAGATTATCCGGAGCTTCCCAGCAATAGCATACTTTCTCTCTGTCTGGACAAATCCGGTAAGCTGTGGGTAGGAACACGCCTCGGACTCTGCTTTTGGCAACCGGAAAGCAAGACATTCAAGCCGGTAACATTGGACGGTCAACTGGACAAAGAATCTATTACTTCTTTATATATTGATAAACAGGAACGAATCTATATAGGTACACACGATAAAGGTCTATTGATTTGTGACAAGAACCTGAATGTCACCCAAAAGCTAACTAAAGAAAGCACTCCGGCTCTTTCCGATAACGCCATCAGTTGCATATTCGAAGACTCTCATCAGCAAATATGGATAGGCACGGATATGAAGGGGCTGAATAAATGGAACCCGGATAAACAGACAGTCTCTACCTTCTTCGAACACAACAGCGGATTGACAGATAATTATATCCGTTGTCTTCAGGAACAAAACCAACAACTGATTATCGGAACATTCGACGGTTTGAGTATTCTCAATCTGACGGATGACTCTATTACCAAATACAACAAGTTCGAAGCAAACCGGAATAATTTAAGCCATTTCTCGGTCCGCAGTTTATGCGTAGACCGTGCCGGAACATTATGGGTAGGCACCTACTCCGGTGGAGTCAATTACTACAATCCGCTCAACAACCGTTTCGTATTCTATCACCCTCTGGGGAACAGCGAACAGAAGCTATATAACATTTTCGGACCGATGGTATATAGTACAGGCTCTCTTTGGATCGCAACAGAAGGAGGAGGATTGCTACAATTCAACCCGGCTACCAAAGAATACACCAATTACCTACTGGAAGAACGTCCTGTTGGTATGCACAACAAGAATATCATCAAGTCATTGATGATAGAAGGAGAATCCATCTGGTGCGGCACGAACAATGGAGGGTTATACCGTTTCCATATTCCGACTAAACGCTTCTCGCTTATTCATCAGTTTAATGAAAAGAATCTGGGTATTTATACCATCTATCGAGACTCGAATGAAGACATTTGGCTAGGGAGTACTTCCCGTCAGGGACTAGTCAGAATTACCAAAGATAAAAAAATAACGCGCAAGTTCCCCATCGGAGAGAAAGGGGAAACAATCAGTTTCTCCAGCATCCGGGCATTTTTGCCTCTGCGCAAGAATGTATATCTGATCGGAACACGTTCATTCGGGCTCTATGAGTACGACGTAGAAAAAAAGACTCTCATACAATATTCGACAGAGGAGAAAGATCCATCCCGTCAACTGGAAAATAACTACGTAACCAGTATTCTAAGAAAGAAGAACGGAGAAATATGGATCGGCACTTTTGGAGCAGGTATGTACCAATATCAGGAAGGTAAAGGGATCGTGCGTCATATCGGTACGGAGGAAGGACTGACTAACGAAGAAGTCTATACTTTAATAGAATACAACCAGAATATATGGGCTAGCATTGATAATGGCATTGCCGAAATCAACACTAAAACGGGACAAGTGCACGTTTATGACTGCTTCGCCGGCCTTGAAACGTTAGAATTTACTCCGCAAGGAGGCATTTGCCTCCCTAATGGAGAAGTTTATTTCAGTGGAAGTAATGGATTCCTGTCTTTTGCTCCCCGCTCGCTGATAAAAAACAATATGATGCCGCCGGTAGTACTCACCCAGTTGACCGTTAACAACAAAGTGATCCAACCGGGCGATCAGAGTCATTTGCTGGATGCCAATCCCGACGACACAGAAACCATCACTCTGGCATACAATCAAAATAATTTCTCCATTGCATACTGTGCGCTCAATTACATTCTGCATGAACAAAATCAGTATGCTTATAAATTAGTGGGACACGATGAAGACTGGAATCATGTGGGAACCCGTAAAGAAGCCTATTATACCAATATCGCTCCCGGCAAATACATCTTTCATGTCATTGCCTCCAACAACGACGATGTATGGAACACCCAAGGAAAAACGCTGGAAATCATCATTCTTTCTCCCTGGTGGAAAACCTCATGGGCTTATATGATCTATGCATTATTATTTATAGGAATCACCTACACCATCGGTTATTACATGTACAGCAAACATAAGCTGGAACTCAACCTGCGGATGCGCCAAATGGAAAAGCAACGGATGGAAGAGTTTCACCAAACCAAAATCCGGCTTTTTACCAACTTCTCACATGAATTGCGTACTCCGTTGACTCTAATCATCAGTCCTATTGACGAACTGGTGCGCCAGGCAGAAGTCCCGCATTTTATCAAAACTAAACTAGACTTAGTTTTGAAGAATGCCCGTCGTTTGCTCTTACTGGTCAATCAATTGATGGATTTACAAAAGAACCAAAGCGGCAGCCTCACACTAAGTTTAACCCATACGGATTTGAATGCATTCCTGCTTGAAATCTATTATACTTTCAAGCAAATAGCGGAAAGCAAGCAAATCACGTTCTTGTATGAAGCTCCGGAAGGAGAAATCCCGGCATGTTTTGACCAGAGTTTATTGGAAAAAGCAGTATTCAACCTACTTTCGAATGCGTTTAAATTCACGCCTCCGGGAGAAACAGTTACCCTGCGATTCATTGCAGCACTCAATAAAGAGAGCCTTCAACAACGGTTCGGGAAAAATATATCCACCGATCCGACTTTCGTCCTCTCCGACGATAGCAATAACTACTTCGTTATTCAGGTAGCCGACACGGGAAAAGGAATTCCGGAAACTGCCCGTACACATATTTTCGATCCGTTCTATCAAGTCAGCGCTCCTCAAACAGCCAATGATAATGTAAACGGAACAGGTATCGGGCTAAGTCTGACCCAATCCGTCGTACATTTGCATCAAGGTGCAATCAGCGTCGATTCCAACCAGCCGAAAGGAAGTATATTCACCATTATACTTCCAAATAACGAGCAACCAGAATCAATGGAAGAAAACGTGATAAACAATCTATCCGAAAACGAACGGGAAGAGCAAGAGGTTGTCAGCCAGTCAGAGGAATCTGCCGAAGAACTTCCTTACCTGGCAGGCAAAACAATCCTGCTTGTAGAAGACAATGAGGATATACGCAGTTATGTGAAAGAACATCTGCAGCGTCATTATCGGGTACTCGAGGCCGGAAACGGCGAAGAAGCCTTCCAGATTATATTGAAAGAATTTCCCGATTTAGTGGTTACGGATATAATGATGCCGGGAGTAGACGGACTGGAACTCTGCGCAATGATTAAAAATGATTTGCAGACAGGCCATATTCCGGTCATCCTGCTCACAGCCCGCACGATGGTGATGCACGTCAAAGAAGGGTTCCTTTCAGGAGCAGACGATTATGTAGTGAAACCTTTCAATATAGATGTGTTGCTGGTACGAATCTATAATCTGTTGTTACAGCGGGAAAAATTAAAATCCATGTACGGGAAAAACTTCTCACTGCAATCAATGGGCATCGAAACGACCTCTGCCGATGATAAATTCATGCAGAAGTTATTCGAGATCATCCAAGATCATTTGGATAACCCGGACTTAAAAGTGGATATGATATGTGATGAAATGGGATTCAGCCGGAGTAATTTCTACCGCAAGCTCAAGGCGGTAACAGATTTATCCCTGAACGACCTGATTCGCCATAAACGTCTGGAGGTAGCTGCGCAACTACTTAAAAAGGCGGACATGAATGTGACGGAAGTTTCAATCGCTACCGGTTTCAGTACCCTTGCTTATTTTACCAAATGTTTCAAATCAGCCTATGGAGTTTCGCCTACCGAATACGTAAAAGGACAACCGGAAGAATAG
- a CDS encoding transporter substrate-binding domain-containing protein → MVTRPKLRLSRYLVPVIIVLAIIFSIRQCGNQKKPSGHPRDYTAIAKEGILRVATEYNSISFYVDGDTVSGFHYELIQAFARDKGLKTEITPLMSFEKRLEGLSEGRYDVIACGILATSELKDSLLLTSPITLNKQVLVQRKENGENDSLYVRNQLDLAGRTLHVVKGSPSILRIQNLGNEIGDTIYIKEIDKYGSEQLISMVAHGDIDYAVCDESIARAAADSIPQIDINTAISFTQFYSWAVSKQSPALLDSLNTWLNKFQKEERYQKIYKKYYDKE, encoded by the coding sequence ATGGTAACACGCCCCAAATTGAGATTGTCCCGATATTTAGTGCCCGTAATCATAGTATTGGCAATCATCTTTTCTATCCGCCAATGCGGTAATCAGAAAAAGCCGTCAGGACACCCGCGTGATTATACAGCTATTGCCAAAGAAGGCATATTGCGTGTAGCGACTGAATATAACTCGATCAGTTTCTACGTAGACGGTGATACCGTTTCCGGTTTCCACTACGAACTGATACAGGCTTTTGCCCGCGACAAGGGATTGAAAACCGAAATAACACCCCTGATGAGTTTCGAAAAACGGCTGGAAGGATTAAGTGAAGGACGTTACGATGTAATTGCCTGCGGCATATTAGCTACCAGCGAGCTGAAAGACTCTCTGCTCCTCACCTCTCCCATCACGCTCAACAAACAAGTGCTCGTGCAACGGAAAGAAAACGGAGAAAACGACTCCCTCTACGTCCGTAACCAACTGGACTTAGCCGGACGGACGCTTCACGTAGTAAAAGGCTCTCCCTCCATCCTACGCATCCAAAACCTGGGAAATGAAATCGGAGATACCATTTATATCAAAGAAATAGATAAATACGGTTCCGAACAATTAATTTCAATGGTAGCTCATGGAGACATCGACTATGCCGTTTGTGACGAAAGCATCGCACGCGCGGCTGCCGATTCCATCCCGCAAATAGATATAAATACAGCGATCAGCTTTACACAATTCTACTCATGGGCAGTCAGCAAACAATCACCCGCTTTACTCGATAGTTTGAATACATGGCTGAATAAATTTCAAAAGGAAGAGAGATACCAAAAGATTTATAAAAAATACTATGATAAAGAATAA
- a CDS encoding putative porin codes for MRRILLLYILLSVIGLTTVHAQFDNGRQRVDENGYDQYGNQVDPAMIPDRLDSTNVEVQGLPPKLYMWRIKNQLGDRTIIPADTAYHHFQNTNLTEGLTGHYNYLANMGSPRMSRIFFERRDPEPTIFMEPFSSFFIRPTEFNFTNSNVPYTNLTYHKAGNKVNGEERFKSYFSVNVNKKLAFGFNIDYLYGRGYYNNQNTAYFNAAAFASYIGDRYQMQAIYSNNYLKTNENGGIEDDRYITAPEEMAQGQREYESTNIPTILSATTNRNHDFYVFLTQRYNLGFSRDIPQAENDTTPSKQEFVPVTSFIHTIQVERARHSFNSNDDMREKNYYQNTYFDTDNPNVRDSTTYVGIKNTIGIALLEGFNKYAKAGLTAFASYKISKYTLMNMLGNPLPDKYNENEIFVGGELSKREGNVLHYHAIGEVGLAGKAIGQFNVKGDIDLNFPLWKDTVSLIARGEVSNTLAPFYMRHYHSKHFMWDDDMDKEFRTRIEGELSIARWRTRLKAGVENIKNYTYFNQQAVPEQKSGSIQVLSASLNQDFKLGIFHLDNEVTWQKSSDQTVLPLPDLSLYHNFYMQFKLAKKVLSVQLGADVRYFSKYNAPAYMPAIQNFYLQPENDQVEIGGYPIVNVYANLHLKRTRFYVMMYHVNQGMSSPNYFLAPHYPINPRVLKFGLSWNFYD; via the coding sequence ATGAGACGAATCTTACTATTATATATATTACTTTCCGTTATAGGTTTGACAACTGTTCATGCACAGTTCGATAATGGTCGCCAGAGAGTGGACGAAAACGGATACGACCAATATGGTAACCAGGTAGACCCTGCCATGATTCCGGACAGACTGGATAGTACAAATGTCGAAGTACAGGGATTACCTCCGAAGTTATATATGTGGCGTATTAAAAATCAGTTGGGCGACCGGACTATCATCCCGGCGGATACTGCTTATCACCACTTCCAAAACACCAATCTTACCGAAGGACTTACCGGACATTATAATTATCTGGCCAATATGGGTTCTCCCCGTATGTCACGCATCTTCTTTGAACGTCGTGATCCGGAACCTACTATCTTTATGGAGCCTTTCTCCAGTTTCTTTATTCGTCCCACGGAGTTCAATTTCACCAATAGTAACGTACCTTATACCAATCTGACGTATCATAAAGCTGGTAATAAAGTAAACGGAGAAGAACGCTTTAAGTCTTATTTCTCTGTCAATGTAAACAAGAAATTGGCTTTCGGTTTTAACATAGATTACTTGTACGGACGAGGATATTATAACAACCAAAATACGGCTTATTTCAACGCAGCAGCTTTTGCCAGCTATATCGGTGACCGCTATCAGATGCAGGCCATATACAGCAATAATTACCTCAAGACAAATGAAAACGGAGGTATTGAGGACGACCGGTACATCACTGCGCCTGAAGAGATGGCACAAGGCCAAAGGGAATATGAATCAACCAATATCCCGACCATACTAAGTGCCACAACCAACCGTAATCATGACTTTTATGTATTCCTGACCCAACGTTATAATTTGGGATTCAGTCGCGACATACCGCAAGCCGAAAATGACACGACTCCTAGCAAGCAGGAATTTGTGCCGGTCACTAGTTTCATACATACCATTCAGGTAGAGCGCGCGCGTCACAGCTTCAATTCTAATGACGACATGCGTGAGAAGAATTATTATCAGAATACTTATTTTGATACGGATAATCCCAATGTCAGAGACAGTACTACCTACGTCGGCATCAAGAATACCATAGGTATTGCGTTACTCGAAGGATTCAATAAATATGCCAAAGCCGGACTGACAGCATTCGCTTCCTATAAAATCAGCAAATATACACTAATGAATATGCTAGGAAATCCGCTGCCCGACAAATACAATGAAAATGAAATATTTGTTGGAGGCGAATTATCCAAACGTGAAGGAAATGTACTTCATTACCATGCCATTGGTGAAGTGGGACTTGCCGGAAAAGCAATCGGACAATTCAATGTGAAAGGAGACATTGACCTGAACTTCCCGTTATGGAAAGATACTGTCAGCCTTATAGCTCGCGGTGAAGTCAGCAATACACTTGCGCCTTTCTATATGCGTCATTATCACTCCAAACATTTCATGTGGGACGATGATATGGACAAGGAATTCCGTACCCGCATTGAAGGAGAGTTAAGCATTGCACGCTGGAGAACACGTTTGAAAGCAGGAGTTGAAAACATAAAGAATTACACTTATTTCAATCAACAAGCAGTGCCGGAACAGAAAAGTGGAAGCATACAGGTTTTATCAGCAAGTCTTAATCAGGACTTCAAGCTGGGAATCTTCCATTTAGATAATGAAGTAACCTGGCAAAAGTCCAGCGACCAGACCGTATTGCCTTTGCCTGATCTCTCGCTGTATCACAATTTCTACATGCAGTTCAAACTGGCAAAGAAAGTGCTTAGTGTACAATTGGGTGCCGACGTGCGTTATTTCAGTAAATACAATGCACCCGCTTATATGCCGGCTATCCAAAACTTCTATTTGCAACCGGAAAATGACCAGGTAGAGATAGGAGGTTATCCGATAGTGAATGTATACGCAAACTTACATCTAAAGCGTACACGTTTCTATGTAATGATGTATCACGTGAATCAAGGTATGAGCAGCCCGAATTACTTCCTGGCTCCTCACTATCCCATCAATCCGCGTGTACTGAAATTCGGTCTTTCATGGAATTTCTATGATTAA
- a CDS encoding 2-oxoacid:acceptor oxidoreductase family protein codes for MKEEIIIAGFGGQGVLSMGKILAYSGLMEGKEVTWMPAYGPEQRGGTANVTVIVSDEKISSPILSKYDAAIILNQPSLEKFESKVKPGGILIYDGYGIINPPTRKDIKVYRIDAMDAANEMNNAKAFNMIVLGGLLKLRSIVTLENVIKGLKKTLPERHHHLIPMNEEAIKKGMELIREV; via the coding sequence ATGAAAGAAGAAATAATTATAGCAGGATTCGGTGGACAAGGCGTATTGTCTATGGGTAAGATTCTGGCATATTCCGGTTTGATGGAAGGCAAAGAAGTGACCTGGATGCCCGCTTATGGTCCCGAACAACGAGGTGGAACAGCCAACGTTACAGTTATTGTAAGCGATGAGAAAATATCCTCACCGATTCTTAGTAAATACGACGCTGCCATCATTCTGAATCAGCCTTCACTCGAAAAGTTTGAAAGCAAAGTGAAACCCGGCGGTATCCTGATTTATGACGGTTATGGAATTATCAATCCTCCTACCCGCAAGGATATCAAAGTGTATCGTATTGACGCAATGGATGCAGCCAACGAGATGAACAATGCCAAAGCATTCAACATGATCGTACTTGGCGGATTATTGAAGCTTCGTTCCATCGTAACGTTGGAGAATGTTATCAAAGGACTTAAGAAAACCCTACCGGAACGCCATCATCACTTGATTCCTATGAACGAGGAAGCTATCAAGAAAGGTATGGAGTTAATCCGTGAGGTTTAA
- a CDS encoding thiamine pyrophosphate-dependent enzyme — protein MTKEEIIKPENLVYKKPTLMNDNAMHYCPGCSHGVVHKLIAEVIEEMGMEDKTVGISPVGCAVFAYNYLDIDWQEAAHGRAPAVATAVKRLWPDRLVFTYQGDGDLACIGTAETIHALNRGENITIIFINNAIYGMTGGQMAPTTLVGMKSSTCPYGRDVELHGYPLKITEIAAQLEGTAYVTRQSVQSVPAIRKAKKAIRKAFENSMNGKGSNLVEIVSTCSSGWKMTPEKANKWMEEHMFPFYPLGDLKDKE, from the coding sequence ATGACTAAAGAAGAAATAATCAAACCCGAGAATCTGGTTTACAAAAAACCGACTCTGATGAACGATAACGCCATGCACTACTGCCCGGGTTGCAGTCACGGTGTGGTACACAAACTCATTGCCGAAGTCATTGAGGAAATGGGTATGGAAGATAAAACTGTAGGAATCTCTCCGGTGGGATGTGCAGTGTTTGCCTACAACTATCTCGATATTGACTGGCAGGAAGCAGCACACGGACGTGCGCCTGCTGTGGCAACTGCTGTAAAACGCCTGTGGCCGGACCGTCTTGTTTTCACTTATCAGGGCGACGGTGACTTGGCTTGTATCGGTACAGCCGAAACAATCCACGCTTTGAACCGTGGTGAGAATATCACGATTATCTTTATCAATAATGCGATCTACGGTATGACAGGTGGCCAGATGGCTCCGACTACACTGGTAGGCATGAAGAGCTCGACTTGTCCTTACGGACGTGATGTTGAACTTCACGGCTATCCATTGAAGATTACTGAAATCGCAGCTCAACTGGAAGGGACAGCTTACGTAACCCGTCAGTCCGTACAATCCGTACCGGCTATCCGTAAGGCTAAGAAGGCAATCCGCAAAGCTTTTGAGAACTCCATGAACGGTAAAGGTTCCAACCTGGTAGAAATCGTTTCCACTTGTAGTTCAGGCTGGAAGATGACTCCGGAGAAGGCTAACAAATGGATGGAAGAACACATGTTCCCATTCTATCCGCTGGGTGATTTAAAAGATAAAGAATAA
- a CDS encoding 3-methyl-2-oxobutanoate dehydrogenase subunit VorB — MAEEVVLMKGNEAIAHAAIRCGADGYFGYPITPQSEVLETLAELKPWETTGMVVLQAESEVAAINMVYGGAGSGKKVMTSSSSPGVSLKQEGISYIAGAELPCLIVNVMRGGPGLGTIQPSQADYFQTVKGGGHGDYKLIALAPASVQEMADFVALGFELAFKYRNPAIILADGVIGQMMEKVVLPAQKPRRTEAEVIEQCPWAATGKAKDRKPNIITSLELKPEAMEINNLRFQKKYREIEENEVRFEEINCEDAEYLIIAFGSMARIGQKAMELAREKGIKVGILRPITLWPFPTKAIAAYADKVKGMLVTELNAGQMIEDVRLAVNGKIKVEHFGRLGGIVPDPDEIVTALEEKIM; from the coding sequence ATGGCAGAAGAAGTTGTATTAATGAAAGGAAACGAAGCCATCGCCCACGCAGCTATCCGTTGCGGTGCCGACGGATACTTCGGTTATCCTATTACTCCCCAATCGGAAGTGTTGGAAACGCTTGCTGAACTGAAACCGTGGGAAACAACCGGCATGGTAGTACTCCAGGCGGAAAGTGAAGTGGCAGCTATCAATATGGTATACGGAGGTGCAGGTAGCGGAAAGAAGGTAATGACCTCATCTTCAAGTCCTGGTGTGAGCTTGAAACAGGAAGGTATCTCATACATCGCCGGTGCCGAACTTCCTTGTCTGATTGTGAATGTAATGCGTGGAGGTCCCGGACTGGGAACTATCCAACCTAGCCAGGCCGACTACTTCCAGACGGTAAAAGGCGGCGGTCATGGCGACTACAAACTGATTGCCCTTGCTCCGGCATCCGTACAGGAAATGGCAGATTTCGTAGCGTTAGGATTCGAACTGGCTTTCAAATACCGTAATCCGGCTATTATCCTTGCCGATGGTGTGATTGGACAGATGATGGAAAAGGTTGTTCTTCCTGCACAGAAGCCACGCCGCACGGAAGCAGAAGTGATCGAACAATGCCCATGGGCTGCTACCGGAAAGGCAAAAGACCGTAAACCGAATATTATCACTTCTCTCGAATTGAAACCGGAAGCAATGGAAATAAACAACCTCCGCTTCCAGAAGAAATACCGTGAAATTGAAGAAAACGAAGTACGTTTTGAGGAGATCAATTGCGAAGATGCAGAATATCTGATTATCGCATTCGGCTCAATGGCACGTATCGGTCAGAAAGCAATGGAGCTGGCTCGTGAAAAAGGTATCAAGGTAGGAATCCTTCGCCCGATTACATTATGGCCGTTCCCGACAAAAGCGATTGCTGCTTATGCCGATAAAGTAAAGGGTATGCTTGTTACCGAACTGAATGCCGGACAGATGATTGAAGATGTGCGCCTGGCTGTGAACGGTAAAATAAAGGTAGAACATTTCGGACGTCTCGGTGGCATTGTTCCCGATCCGGATGAGATTGTAACTGCTCTGGAAGAAAAAATAATGTAA